CGCTGCCGGTCCCGGTGCTGGTGAGGGGATGGCCTGCCGGGCACGCCGACCGCCAGGGTTCCTCGGGCGGCACCGAGAACCGGTACGCGGGACGGGGATATGAGCACGCCCGTGCCGAAGCCCCACAGAGCGGCAGCCGTGATGATCAGCAACGTCTCCACCGGACGGAGCTTAGGGTCAGGCCTGGCGCCAGGAACGCAGCCTCTCGGCGATGCCGTACGAGTCCAGCCCCAGCCCCCGGATGTCGTAGATCAGTTCCCGCCAGAGCTCAAACTTCGTGTCCACGCGTTCTCCGGAGGCCTCCAGGTAGGCAATGGCGACGCCGTATCCGTACACCTCGTTGCGGGCCGGGAGCGGGCGCAGCAGCACGCACTCCTCCAGCATGACGGCAGCCCGCCAGAAAGCGTCGGGATGGTGCTGATCATGCCGGGGCGGGTCGACCCGATGGCGCTGGGCCATGCCGACGAGCACAGAGAAGTCGTTGACGGTC
This genomic interval from Streptomyces dengpaensis contains the following:
- a CDS encoding toxin Doc; protein product: MPPVVYVDYRWFLERQEEILRDDLTVNDFSVLVGMAQRHRVDPPRHDQHHPDAFWRAAVMLEECVLLRPLPARNEVYGYGVAIAYLEASGERVDTKFELWRELIYDIRGLGLDSYGIAERLRSWRQA